The nucleotide window CGAACACTGCTACCGAAAGCGGTCAGCGATCGAATCGAGCTACCGTCTGTTTCGGAGTGCACGAGCGGTAACGTCGACGCAAGATCCGATCGTGCGGTTTGCGTTCGTGGTGGTGAGCTTTCTGCTGGAGAACCTGTGGTTGGTGCTACGATGGGCGGTCGTCGCCCGCCCTCGCCGAGGCGGGCGCGACCTGCCCGAGGAGTTCACGTTCTCGGTGTTCTGTGACTGGATTCGACACGCGTTGGAAGAAGAGTTGGAGCGGCGGTGGAAGATCGAGATGAATGGTGTCGGCGTGCCGGACGCATACACCGCGGCCGCGGGCTGAGGCCAGCCCGCGGCCTCGGGGGTGCCCTTCGTGAGCTCCAGCTGTTGGCTGGGTTCGTGAGGAGTCGATGCTGGGAAGCGTTGAGTACGCAGCGGCGCTTCTGACCTCCAGCCAACCGGTCCACTACGATGTTTACCTCGATAGCACACCGGTTCAGAGGAGATGTTGAGATTTCAGTTGGGAACTACCGAAGTTCCACGTGAATATCTACCGTGCAGCCCTCACGGATCATCCAGCGGAGACCGCTCTCGGCCCGTGCTCATCGTGGTTCCCGCCGATCACTGCTGGCTTCGTTGACGGAACGACTGTTTCGTCCCGGGGCGAAATGCGCCTGACGGTAGCCGCGTGCAAACCGAGAAATTCACTTCTGACGAGCGGTCGCCGAAGCTCCCCCTCTGACTCCCATTGCTCATCTCGTCGGCAACGCTCGTGATTGCAGCGCCACGGGTCGCCGATTGTTATAGCGATAACTGGTGTATAACGGCCTCGACATTCCTCTGACGACTGTCCGATCAGTTGCATTCGTTCGTTTCGTCGTACGGACCGGGATCGTGCGCACGATCTCCACGAACCCGTGACCCGTTGGATCACCGTTCCAAGCGATTATTGCCGACTGTCAGCGTCCAAGAAACAGTGAATGCCCGTCAACGTCGCTGGCACTCGTAATCTGGGTCCGACAGGTTGGCAACTACTCTCTCTGGCGATCCCATCGGCCGTGATCACCGCTTCGAAACTCTGCCGTGTTGCCTGTCGATCACTGACCCCGGACACTGCTGGCCCGTCGCCGATGTGCGCTCGCCGCGCCGACCTCAGCGGACCGCCACGGCGATACCGCCCCCGAAGATGGCCAAGCAGCCGATACCGGCGAACACGGCCGGGAAGCCGATCGTGCTCGATCCGAGCGACAGGGAGGCAGCTGCGGTGAATGCGACCGGGCCGATCGTCTGGCCGAGTCGGAGCATGCTCGTTCTGACGCTCATCAGCCCCGCGCGCAGCTCCTCGGGGACGAGCCCGACGATCGTGCTGTCGAGCGACGGCGTGATGAGGCCGACGCCGGTGCCGAACGCGAGCAGACAGACGACGACGAGCGCGAGCGACGGCTGTGTCGCGAGCCCGAGCAACGATCCGCCGTAGAGGAGGAAGCCGACGGCGATCAGGACGACCGGGCCGACACGCGTCGAAATGCGCCCGTACTGGGTGTTGCAGGCGGCGCTGGCAATCGAGAGCGTGGCGAGGACGATCCCGATGCGGCTGCTCGACAGCCCGTAGCTGTCGCCGAGCACCAGCGGGATCGCCGTCAGCATGCCGTAGAACATGAAAAAGTGGACGAGTACGGTCAGGTTGGCGGCGACGGCGCGCGGGTACGCCAGCACACCCCGTATTCGCCGGAAATACTCCCGTACCGACTGCTGCTCGCCGATCGTCGGCTCGTCGAGCACCGACAGCGCGTAGAGGCCCACCAGGATCGCCACCCCGAAGAACAGGAAGGGTACTTGCCAGCGCACCGCCGCGAGCGTGCCGCCGACGAACGGGAAGATCGCCCCACTGCTCCCGATGGCCCCGCCGTTGATGCCGATGACGGCGCTGCGGCGCGGGTCGTCGTAGTAGTCGCCGATCAGCGTGATCGCGAGCATGATCAGCGCGCTGCCGCCGACTCCCTGAAGCACTCGCAACAGCAGGACCTGCCGGAACGTCGAGGCGAAGGCGATCCCCGCACCCGCCACGCCGAACAGCAGCAGGAGCGGGACGAGGGTCCAGCGACGGCCGATCCGGTCGGCCAGCAGGCCGATGAACGGGGTGAGCACGACCCCGGGGATGGTGAACGCCGGCACGATCAGGCCGACAGCGGCATCGCCGACACCGAACACGCCCTTCAGCTGGGGGAGCACGGGCGTGAGCAACGAGACGCCCATGATCCCGACCATCGAACTCGCGAGAACGACGTGGAGGTTCGACGCCTGCCACGGAACGGTGCCCGATCGAAGGCTCCCGGATTCGTTGGCACTCATCGTCCCTCGGCTACGACCCATTCACCGTCCGACATCAGCCGGAAGATGACGGACGACGACGGTTGGACGGCTATCCATTCTACGGGCCGTTCTCCGGATGGCGGTTTGATAGTTTGGGTTTCACGTATTTTTGCGTCCACATGGGTACGATCACACCCCGTTTGGCTATCCCACGGTGAGACGGTGAGTCGACGGGCTACTGGCCGACGATGTCGTCTTCGAGCGCCGCGACCTCGTCGATGATGCTCTCGACGTGGGGTTCCGCGACGCCGTTCGCACGCATGGCGTCGGCGAGATGGCCGGCGACGTGCGAGAACGC belongs to Halococcus qingdaonensis and includes:
- a CDS encoding MFS transporter yields the protein MSANESGSLRSGTVPWQASNLHVVLASSMVGIMGVSLLTPVLPQLKGVFGVGDAAVGLIVPAFTIPGVVLTPFIGLLADRIGRRWTLVPLLLLFGVAGAGIAFASTFRQVLLLRVLQGVGGSALIMLAITLIGDYYDDPRRSAVIGINGGAIGSSGAIFPFVGGTLAAVRWQVPFLFFGVAILVGLYALSVLDEPTIGEQQSVREYFRRIRGVLAYPRAVAANLTVLVHFFMFYGMLTAIPLVLGDSYGLSSSRIGIVLATLSIASAACNTQYGRISTRVGPVVLIAVGFLLYGGSLLGLATQPSLALVVVCLLAFGTGVGLITPSLDSTIVGLVPEELRAGLMSVRTSMLRLGQTIGPVAFTAAASLSLGSSTIGFPAVFAGIGCLAIFGGGIAVAVR